One genomic region from Candidatus Bathyarchaeia archaeon encodes:
- a CDS encoding type II toxin-antitoxin system VapC family toxin, with protein sequence MVDPEGYVDVNVFVYWLGNHPTLGRTSYEWIRKIEGASRGKYVTSALTLYQIMVIIAGLTGKNLKDQELVEEVVNSIEGLSGLRIMPLTIEDVTEAAKLMKEYSLDYEDAVHLASALRSKAKEIISNDEDFGRTPLKRRFS encoded by the coding sequence ATGGTGGACCCGGAGGGCTACGTAGACGTAAACGTTTTCGTTTATTGGCTTGGCAACCATCCCACTTTGGGCAGAACTTCATATGAATGGATAAGGAAAATTGAAGGGGCTTCGCGAGGGAAATATGTAACATCTGCATTGACGTTATACCAAATAATGGTAATAATAGCTGGCTTAACGGGCAAAAACCTGAAGGACCAAGAATTAGTCGAGGAGGTTGTAAACTCGATAGAGGGCTTATCCGGTTTGAGAATAATGCCTCTAACAATAGAAGATGTAACGGAGGCAGCTAAACTGATGAAAGAATACAGCCTAGACTATGAAGATGCGGTACACCTGGCCTCTGCATTAAGGAGTAAGGCGAAAGAAATAATTTCTAATGACGAGGACTTCGGCAGAACTCCATTAAAAAGGAGATTCAGCTAA
- a CDS encoding AbrB/MazE/SpoVT family DNA-binding domain-containing protein: METVKVDEKGRIIIPKSVREKAGVKEGGYVKIRADEKGIMIEPLEPVADKYFGAFKIAKWPEDLDEFVIEVMRKWWTRRAT, encoded by the coding sequence ATGGAAACCGTAAAGGTGGATGAGAAAGGCAGGATTATCATTCCTAAAAGCGTTAGGGAAAAGGCTGGAGTGAAGGAGGGGGGTTACGTTAAAATAAGGGCGGACGAGAAGGGCATCATGATAGAGCCTCTTGAGCCTGTAGCCGACAAATATTTTGGTGCTTTCAAGATAGCGAAATGGCCGGAAGACCTCGACGAATTTGTAATAGAGGTTATGAGGAAATGGTGGACCCGGAGGGCTACGTAG
- a CDS encoding glycosyltransferase, whose translation MTKFAEFLKAKGYNCYCLTLKKKSLQTGNNVYLYFLLNLTLYPLISIYFFLKTLRKSKNSSYLVIIPFTHFGNDLLLGSLLKAILRILLNKRILLIVYEQLPISFYRSFPAYKRRFTDDLMIFNEKIGITFAKNFADKIFILSNLDIKFFGLSKNYFLTTNSFLLKEIESINRVRKRGLHERDIDFLYIARFVREKGVYDLDKILDYINKVAHRKVSVVIIGRGPEFGRIKKEIERMKFRLDKVLVTFKGGVSDAEKYDLMSRSKILLYPSYADSFSYVILEAKVFGLHVVAYALPSLLEKWKNGVTFVEIGSFHELANTAMQKLKEIEEGLVTLTYYHPETTLEEIFINEIKEIFTLVT comes from the coding sequence TTGACAAAATTTGCGGAATTCTTGAAAGCGAAAGGCTATAATTGCTATTGCTTAACTTTAAAAAAGAAATCTTTGCAAACGGGCAACAACGTGTATTTATATTTTCTACTTAACTTGACCCTATACCCGCTTATCAGTATTTACTTTTTTTTAAAGACCCTTAGAAAATCTAAAAATAGCTCCTATCTAGTGATTATACCATTTACCCACTTTGGAAATGACTTGCTGTTGGGAAGTTTACTAAAAGCTATTTTACGCATACTACTTAATAAAAGGATACTACTCATCGTATATGAGCAACTTCCTATCTCTTTTTATAGATCTTTTCCAGCTTATAAAAGGAGATTTACCGATGATTTAATGATATTCAACGAAAAAATTGGAATAACTTTTGCAAAAAATTTTGCTGATAAAATTTTTATTTTAAGCAATTTAGATATTAAGTTCTTTGGGTTAAGTAAAAATTATTTTCTTACAACCAACAGCTTCCTGCTAAAGGAAATTGAAAGCATTAATAGAGTAAGGAAAAGAGGCTTGCATGAAAGGGATATTGATTTTCTTTATATAGCCAGATTTGTGAGAGAAAAAGGTGTTTACGATCTAGATAAAATTTTGGATTACATCAACAAAGTGGCTCATAGAAAAGTATCTGTGGTGATAATTGGAAGAGGTCCAGAGTTCGGAAGAATTAAAAAAGAAATCGAGAGAATGAAGTTTAGATTAGATAAAGTCTTAGTTACTTTTAAAGGGGGCGTGTCTGACGCCGAAAAATATGATTTAATGAGCAGATCAAAGATATTATTATATCCATCGTATGCTGATAGCTTTTCTTATGTTATTCTGGAAGCTAAAGTTTTTGGGTTGCACGTTGTTGCATATGCTCTGCCATCTTTGCTAGAGAAATGGAAGAACGGTGTAACTTTTGTTGAAATTGGCAGTTTCCATGAGCTCGCAAATACTGCGATGCAGAAACTAAAAGAGATTGAGGAAGGTTTGGTTACGTTGACCTATTATCATCCAGAAACCACATTAGAAGAGATTTTCATTAATGAAATTAAGGAGATCTTTACACTGGTGACATAA
- a CDS encoding glycosyltransferase, which produces MKRDKPLVSVIIPTYNSEKTIDACLRSVMEQTYPNIEIIVVDNYSKDKTVEIAKKYADLVLLKGKGRGAQINFGVRHARGKYIYRIDSDFVLEPTLVEGAVEKCEVEGFDAVCIHNTSDFSVSFWAKVRKLERDCYAYDELNVAARFFKKEIFEAIGGFDEELVAAEDYDFHNRLLKAGFKIGRINAKEIHVGEPKSLWEIAKKHYYYGKTLPKFLKKNKERGWKQLSPIRPALIRNWRKFMKHPDVAFGLFISL; this is translated from the coding sequence ATGAAAAGAGATAAGCCTCTAGTTTCTGTAATTATTCCAACGTATAATTCAGAGAAAACCATCGATGCTTGTTTGAGGTCCGTCATGGAGCAAACATATCCAAATATTGAGATTATTGTGGTGGATAACTATTCAAAGGATAAAACAGTGGAAATCGCTAAAAAGTATGCAGATTTGGTTTTGTTAAAGGGCAAGGGACGGGGTGCTCAGATCAATTTCGGCGTTAGGCATGCTCGTGGTAAATACATTTACCGGATTGATTCTGATTTTGTTTTGGAGCCAACTCTCGTGGAGGGGGCTGTTGAAAAGTGTGAGGTAGAGGGTTTTGATGCTGTTTGCATTCATAACACTTCAGACTTCAGTGTGAGTTTTTGGGCTAAAGTTAGAAAATTGGAGAGGGATTGTTATGCATATGATGAGTTAAATGTTGCTGCTAGGTTTTTTAAGAAAGAAATCTTTGAGGCTATTGGTGGATTTGATGAGGAATTAGTAGCTGCGGAAGATTACGATTTCCATAATAGGTTACTAAAAGCTGGATTTAAAATAGGACGAATAAACGCAAAAGAAATTCATGTAGGCGAACCAAAATCACTTTGGGAGATAGCCAAGAAACACTATTATTATGGTAAGACTTTACCTAAGTTCCTGAAGAAAAATAAAGAAAGGGGATGGAAGCAGCTAAGCCCTATCAGGCCAGCTCTTATTAGGAACTGGAGAAAGTTTATGAAACATCCAGATGTTGCATTTGGATTATTTATCAGTTTGTAA
- a CDS encoding glycosyltransferase has protein sequence MREFSPLVSIVIPTLNSARFLDKCLQSIKAQTYPNIEIIVVDGGSTDETVSIAKKYGVNVIEGCFNKPSARNIGILKSKGEYVILADADYIFEQLLVEEIVKCFVEERCDAIVIPEEYLGKDFMTKCKNIEKKIYEGVDVIESPRAYRKWIFDKVLFDEKNEGPDEYDFYLNAAKFGLKVCRVKSKFFLSEPAFRPLKKFKHGKFFVYYKNKHKNEVFVKRQLSFSHRLKLLSNAFKYSKTKALMLLLLKSVEFVTFRLGMLSGSLDPKIQRLTIDAKAEFEKDALFYEKKMYYGTLGNQFVDFIERESVLSIIKSIFNGRKIKVLEIGSGGGRWVKEFTKAGFAVTAQDVSEVACKSLVERFEGLHVICGDVERIELPYKYDLVFAFRSFKYVNNRKQALRNIVSMLEDNGYLIVEMPNKFNPFYLIGSLTVPLIYLLSGEKMGRYFILANLVSEGAFKRELMMHGFDVIRVEKIFTFPHFLYSKINHKPILRAVYTADKFLRKLFPRSLLFIARKRGK, from the coding sequence GTGAGGGAGTTTAGTCCGTTAGTTTCTATCGTTATTCCAACGTTGAATTCTGCAAGGTTTCTTGATAAGTGTTTGCAGTCAATTAAGGCTCAGACGTATCCAAACATTGAGATCATAGTGGTTGACGGGGGCTCTACCGACGAGACTGTTTCCATTGCCAAAAAGTATGGAGTCAATGTCATAGAAGGATGCTTTAACAAACCATCTGCAAGAAACATTGGGATTTTAAAAAGTAAGGGCGAATATGTTATTCTAGCTGATGCTGACTATATTTTTGAACAATTATTGGTTGAAGAAATTGTAAAATGTTTTGTTGAAGAAAGATGCGATGCTATTGTAATTCCTGAAGAATATCTAGGCAAAGACTTCATGACTAAATGTAAAAATATCGAGAAGAAAATCTATGAGGGAGTTGACGTCATTGAGTCGCCAAGAGCTTATCGGAAATGGATCTTTGACAAGGTTTTATTCGATGAAAAAAATGAAGGCCCTGATGAGTATGACTTCTATTTAAATGCAGCAAAGTTTGGGCTCAAGGTATGTAGGGTTAAATCCAAGTTCTTTTTAAGCGAACCTGCATTCAGACCTCTCAAGAAATTTAAGCATGGAAAATTTTTTGTTTATTACAAAAATAAGCACAAGAATGAAGTTTTTGTAAAAAGACAATTATCGTTTAGCCATAGGCTAAAGTTATTATCTAATGCTTTTAAGTATTCTAAAACTAAGGCTTTAATGCTTCTGCTCCTTAAGAGTGTAGAATTCGTGACATTTCGTCTAGGTATGCTTTCGGGATCGCTTGATCCGAAGATTCAGAGGTTAACAATAGATGCCAAGGCAGAGTTTGAGAAAGACGCATTATTTTATGAGAAGAAGATGTATTATGGTACTCTAGGCAATCAATTTGTCGATTTCATTGAAAGAGAATCGGTTTTGAGCATTATAAAGAGCATATTTAATGGTAGGAAGATAAAGGTTCTTGAAATTGGTAGTGGCGGTGGAAGGTGGGTTAAAGAATTCACAAAAGCTGGATTTGCAGTTACGGCTCAAGATGTTTCAGAAGTGGCTTGCAAATCCTTAGTGGAGAGATTTGAAGGTTTACATGTAATTTGCGGGGATGTTGAAAGAATTGAGTTACCTTACAAATATGATTTGGTTTTCGCCTTCAGAAGTTTCAAATATGTTAATAACAGGAAGCAAGCATTAAGAAACATCGTCAGTATGCTGGAAGACAATGGATACTTGATTGTAGAGATGCCCAATAAATTTAATCCATTTTACTTGATAGGCTCTCTCACCGTACCCCTCATTTACCTTTTATCAGGCGAAAAAATGGGACGATATTTCATCTTGGCTAACTTGGTGTCCGAGGGAGCTTTCAAGAGAGAGTTAATGATGCACGGATTCGATGTAATAAGAGTTGAGAAGATTTTCACGTTTCCGCATTTTCTGTATTCTAAAATCAATCACAAACCCATATTACGTGCGGTTTACACTGCAGATAAATTTCTTCGCAAATTATTTCCAAGAAGCCTATTATTCATAGCTAGAAAGCGAGGTAAATAG
- a CDS encoding glycosyltransferase family 4 protein, with product MRILWFNHRDPSHPEAGGAEVRIREIGKRLVKMGCTVKLVCERWDGSKTFEFLDGIEVVRVAGRYGLHLLVPFLLNGDGNFDIVVDDVAHAVPWFSPFFTRKPVIAQMHHLHESVLSLELPHYLAGFAALAERGLKYAYSVFVVVSESTRHRLIEKFGIPRERIFVVPNGVDLEIYRPVCGKLSVPTVLWIGRVKRYKRVDHVLMAFKIVKEVLPCSRLIIVGEGDYLPFLKLLSKRLGLRDVVFAGRVSETVKVRLMSGAWVVVNASVVEGWGLTITEAAACGTPCVAYDVAGLRDSVKNGEAGLLAKNGDIKDLAENIITVLTDDGLRERLSKNALEYSKQFSWDKTAEQFIKILERVFDEKR from the coding sequence ATGAGGATTTTATGGTTTAATCATAGAGATCCATCGCATCCTGAGGCTGGTGGCGCTGAGGTTCGTATTCGAGAGATTGGTAAGCGTCTTGTTAAAATGGGTTGCACTGTTAAGTTGGTTTGTGAACGTTGGGATGGTTCTAAGACTTTTGAATTTTTGGATGGCATTGAGGTTGTTAGAGTTGCTGGCCGTTATGGTTTGCATTTGTTAGTTCCTTTTTTGCTGAATGGCGATGGAAATTTTGATATTGTTGTTGATGATGTTGCGCATGCCGTTCCTTGGTTTTCACCATTTTTTACAAGAAAGCCTGTTATTGCACAAATGCATCATCTACATGAAAGCGTTTTGAGTTTGGAGTTGCCTCATTATTTGGCAGGGTTTGCAGCCTTGGCTGAGCGAGGGCTCAAATATGCTTATAGCGTTTTTGTGGTGGTTTCTGAATCAACGAGGCATAGGCTTATTGAAAAATTCGGTATTCCTAGGGAAAGGATTTTTGTTGTCCCTAATGGTGTTGATTTAGAGATTTATAGACCTGTTTGTGGGAAATTAAGCGTGCCAACTGTTTTGTGGATCGGGCGGGTTAAGCGTTATAAACGTGTTGATCATGTTTTAATGGCCTTCAAGATTGTTAAGGAGGTTTTGCCATGCTCTAGGTTAATAATTGTCGGCGAAGGAGATTATCTTCCCTTTTTGAAGCTTTTAAGTAAGAGACTGGGTTTACGTGATGTTGTTTTTGCTGGGAGGGTTAGCGAAACTGTGAAGGTTAGGCTTATGAGTGGAGCATGGGTAGTTGTCAACGCTTCTGTTGTGGAAGGTTGGGGTTTAACCATTACGGAGGCTGCGGCCTGTGGGACGCCTTGTGTGGCTTATGATGTGGCTGGCTTAAGGGACAGTGTTAAAAATGGCGAAGCAGGCTTGTTGGCTAAGAATGGCGACATTAAAGATTTGGCAGAAAATATCATTACTGTGTTAACAGATGATGGATTGAGAGAGAGGCTAAGCAAAAACGCACTGGAATACTCCAAACAATTCAGTTGGGACAAAACAGCAGAGCAATTCATTAAAATACTGGAACGTGTTTTTGATGAAAAGAGATAA